The genomic segment TCCCCACGCCTGGTGACCTTGGGCCGGGCGTCCTCTCACCTGACGCTCCCGCGGCGAGCAGCTCCCCCGCCGTGCAGGTGGCGGCCCCGGTCCGAGCAGCGGCCGGGCTGGGAGGGGGCGGGGGACGCTCGCGCACGCGCACCAGAGTCCCGCGCCCGCCGCCTGGGCCTGACGTCTCCAGCGCGGGCCAATCCGGAGGGCGCCGGAGTCGGGTGCGCGGGGGGCGCGCGCCGTGGGGAGCGGAGGGTCCGGGAGGGCCGGGCCGCGGCAGCACCAAGGACAGCGCCGGATGGGGAGGCGGGGCGCGCAGGCGCACTAGGCTGTCGCGAGTGCAGGTGGCGCGGGCTTTCCGGGGAGTGGGGTCCCGCGGGAGCGGGGTGAGGGGCGCCCGCGGCCTCCTGCCTTTCCCGTGGCCCCGCTCAGGGGGGCCGAGCCGCGAGCAGCAGCGGGGCCAGGTCCATGGTGAGGGCGAGGCGGCGACCCTGCCAGCGCACGTGCGAGGGCAGCGCGGGCGCGCCGGGCCCGTACTCGAAGCAGGCACTGAGCTCGAAGGCCAGGGCGGAGCGCACCAGGCCCACGCCGCCCGCACGCTCCGGCGCCGGGTGGTACAGGCGCCCGTTGGCGGCCAGGGGCAGCAGGCGCGCCGGCTCGAAGGGCACGGCCAGGGCCTCACCACCGCCGCAGTAGGAGAGGCGCGGAGGCCTGTGGTCCGCGGTCAGCAGGTGCGTGAAGACCACCGGCCGGTCCTCGCAGCGCAGGAAGTTGCGCTCTCTGCCGCAGGGCga from the Papio anubis isolate 15944 chromosome 8, Panubis1.0, whole genome shotgun sequence genome contains:
- the C8H8orf82 gene encoding UPF0598 protein C8orf82 homolog isoform X2, with the protein product MWSQCGALRSLALARSRGARPCSGDGGVSYTQGQRPEPQTREYFYYVDHQGQLFLDDSKMKNFITCFKDPQFLVTFFSRLRPNRSGRYEAAFPFLSPCGRERNFLRCEDRPVVFTHLLTADHRPPRLSYCGGGEALAVPFEPARLLPLAANGRLYHPAPERAGGVGLVRSALAFELSACFEYGPGAPALPSHVRWQGRRLALTMDLAPLLLAARPP